The Gadus chalcogrammus isolate NIFS_2021 chromosome 14, NIFS_Gcha_1.0, whole genome shotgun sequence sequence aaaatacaaaaacaaccaTAAAtatattctgaaaaaaaaagaataacctCAGTTTCTCTCTAACTAGGAATTGTTTTTATTGGAGGGAACTAATCTGTCAACCTCtaatttttatttaataattgtaATTATTAATTCAGAAAACTAAGGTTGTACTACTGTCAAAGTTATCATTGAAGACATTACTGACTTATTTTACACAGTTCATAATATATCCGTTTTCTGTCgtgaaataataaaatgctgAAATGATTCTGTGTATAATGAGTTTTTCTTACCAAAAAGCAATCAACATTAATCTTTGAACAAGCAATGGTCAAAATCATTAGACGTGATCCTATTCCAACTCACAGAGAATGCCTTCGATTGCGTCGTGCTGGATGAATTTCACATTGGAAATTTTGATAGCAGCTCCAGTGGTTTCAACAAAAGTGTCACCCTTGTTCTTTTTCTCGATCACCACTTCATCAGGAAGGCCAAATCCTGGTCAAATTTAACATACATTTgaattaacacaaacacaaaatggaCACACATTCCAATCAACAATAAAAAGAGGAGGTAATGAGATTGAAAAGACATGCATATTGGGCGTTGGGGGAGGCCGAGGGATTCATTAGATGTAAGCTAGTGGTCGATATCCAACTTCTACTTCACACAACTGAAAGGTTTTCCTGCATATACAATAAAGAAGTGTCCTCCTTGCTTAAATTCCGCCCTTATGCTTTTGTGCACATATATAAAATACCTGAAGAACACAGACAGCATTTTATGTATGCATCATTCTCATAGTGTGAAAACAATTTGTGTCGAGCAAATGTTTGCATCTTCCAGATTCTGCCCCAAACAGATAGTTTCAGGCCCTTTAAAGAacgtataaaaataaataaatcaataaaaaattgTATTACAAACATATAAGCAATGTTTTGAGGTAAGCCATGCATACTTTGGACTGGAGGTtatcattgacattttaaatttCACAATTTTCAATTGATGATAAATTATGATCAATGATAAATGGAAGAAATTATTTAGCCTTTAGATTGGATGTTATTTATAATATACACTGAACAAACACATGAGCTTAATAATGCTTTCTTTATACCatgcaacaatattttattgttattgttgaaaAAAGAGTGACCTTATAAAGCCTAGTAAGCAATCGATATCTACGCCTTTTCTTTCACATCCCTACACGCTTCTGGGACATTTGTGTCATGCGTGTTATCGGCCTAAATCGTATTGAGCCAAGAAACCTTAAAGTTAATGGGATGATATTCCCTATTTTACCTTCTATGGTTATGGAATCAGGCAGTAACAGGGAACTGGTTACAGAGTAATGTCCCGGGAGTATCAAAACAGCATCGCCCTGGAAGCATGCATCTACTGCCAACACTGGGTCACTGTGGAACTGCACAGACATATTTGACACAACAGGAAAAACAGACAAATTAGTCAGATCTCAGTCGTGCACATTAAATGTGATGATTCAAgggcttttaatttgactgAAATCAGTCTGAAGATCCATAGTCATCCCTTAGGAAAATGTCCTGTAAGATTATCCGTCTCAATTGGACTGCACCTGCCTCTGTAGGAGACAATTCCAATTTTAGATTGCTCCCATCTAATTTCCAACCAATCAGTGCTTCTCTCCTTTcattggttcagggaatccatcttgcctggcAATCACATGTCTGCACACAGTGTTATATCAATGGAAGAGTAATGTAGGGATGTAGGTAGGGGACCTTTTTTGGAGACGTTTATCATCAAACTTTTGCGCTCTTCTGAGCTCTCTATAAATTCAAAACCTTACCTACACCATCTTTGGAGGCTATCAATAATGAACATTTGATTCTTCTCCATTCTTTGACCTTATTAAGATTTAAATAAAGCACTCCTACCTGTATTTCTGTGTCGTCGGCAGAGCACAGGTGCAGCAACTTGTCATTCAGGAGGGACTGGAGTTGACTGGCTGAAGTGGATGCTGTGACAACATGGATGACCCTTCCCCCGGATGCCCTGGAACCTTTTGCCTCGACACAATGCTGGCGTGCATTCCCCTTGTACCCAAGCACATACCTGGAGGTTTCAATTGTGAAAGATAGCATGTAAAGCATTTGTCTGGCTTGGGGTTGTAGGGTGTGAGATGACAGATGATAAAGAGAAAAGCTATTTATACATTCACTTTGGTCTCAATGGTGTCGTATCCCAAGTCAACATATTGTGCCGGCAAAATGTATGGTCAAGACACAATGCAAATGGCTATTTTCTCTGgcaaattgtttttttgtttcatcCATGCATTGTTATAATCTGGTTCCCTCACCAGTGACACTGCTTGGACCAGAATGGCAACTTAACAATTATACAAACAGCAGATATGGCTTCCTTACGGATGCAATCGTTTCTAAATGAGACCCAACCTGAAGTGACTTAAACAGGGGCCGTAGTATCAGACACCATTCATATTACGACTGGAAAAATACACGTATACCAGAGTCAAATCACACCTCACCGTAAAAGCGGGTTTTCAATGATGCAGAGCTTGCGCTTCAGTATCTCCAGCTGGTCATACAGCTTGACACCCTCCACCATCGACACATTGTCCAGCTCACAATCTGAGTCGCAGGTGAGGTCGTTGCGGAGTGAGGAGAACTCCTGGAATAACTCTGAGCAGCGGGCCAACAGGGAGTGGTACTCTGCCACCAGTCCTGCTGGAACACGGTCCTCCAGGACGTCAAAGTAGCTATGGTTAGGGAAGAGAGGAACATTGTTAGGAGGAAGCGTTGCCTTTCCGACAGAAGGCTTGCGGTACACTCTGTGTCCTCCATGGATAGTAAAGTGTGGCGCACAAAGCACTGCCGTCGTGTTCACAGGTAAGCTTCCAACATGGACAAGAAAAAGAACGGTGCTTTTAGGAGTGCTCTAACCCGGCCGTTTATGAGTGCTCTAACCCAGCTGTTTTTGGGGAGCAAGTGAGGACAGGAGGATACCCTGGGGTCTACATCTTGCATCACGTAGGTTTACCCGTTGTTACAACCATAGATTAGAGTGTGCACCACCCACTGTATTTTTGGGTGCTTAGCACCTGtcaagggggggggtgggttatTATTTCCTTTTGTTTCCTTTGGTGCCACTGTTAATCCTCCTTGACCCCTGGGTTGCTTGTTTTCTTTTGTAAATAAATATCATTGTGTGATACCTGGTTTCGCGGTTTTGTGCCACTGCACCCTCACCCTACGTCTGTTGCCTTATGTTGCGCCTTCAAATGAgtcaccaccagggggcacCCCAGTCAAATGAGTCCACCCCAGTCGAGCCCGTTCTCTGAACTCACCCCATGACTTCTACAGCTCACCCTGGTCTTGCAGACCGATGTTGGAGGTCTAGCAACCAGCTTTGAAAATCACTTCAAGAAGCAACTCCTGAAAACTGGAACCTATTCCAGTTATTTAGTGCAGCTGTTAAAAGGGGGAactgtctgtctcactgctcTACGCACCACAATACAATAGTTcttaattaatattaatataataattcaAGAGTCCGGATGCAACGTTAGGTTATTCCTTTTCCCTTCTTGTCTTCACTATCACTTGAAATGCCTTTGGGGTCAGATTATTGACTACGGGCTTCAATCATATTGTGAATCGATTTGATATGTGTGACTCTTACAGGATTTGTTTTATCGTTTCACTAATAATTCCTGCAATTTGAGTTGCAGGAATTAGTTGCAATGACTTTCACTCACAGTCTGAGACGAGGCTCCACGCAGCGAACAAAGTAATCAaaatcatcatcttcatcttcatcgtcCCAGATTCTCCAAATATGCTGATAGAAAAATCTGTGGAAGGGTTTTGATTATatgatttgatttaaatatatagagttaaacaaaaataataacgGAGAGCCAACTTCAATCACCCAACCTTTTTTCATTAACACAGTGTCACCCTAGAATTACTCTATACCTAAGGTGTTCAATGGCCAGGGCTGTCTGGTCCAAGTCCCCTGAATCTTCAAACACCAACTGGAGTTCCTGTAGAGGCACCTTGTGTTGTGTGGCTTCTAGCAGCACTCTCATGGACTCCTCATTCAGATCACATCCATGGGTCTCACACTGGACAGGTAGCGCGAGCTGAACACATGCTTTCAGCTCCTTGCAGTCTACAGCATGCACCTGTAATCACAGTAACAGCAATTAAGTGGCTTAAGAAAAAAATGCTAATGAGGAAACAAAAGTATTTATAAAAAGGTATTGATAGCACAGACTTAAGGCCATTCATGGAAATATAACTACCAAATCGCTTAATATAAGAATTTAATCAAATATTAAAGTTGCCAGAGGCCAAAGGAATATTACATTTGTTAAAATTTGTAAAATACACTAGAAATGACTAAATGTATGAATCTGTTCATAAAACGAATTAATTACCGAATTAGAAAATATAATTCATGATGACTAAATTGATGAACATCATCACTAGTTTAACATTTGTGTTGAATATAAAAACTTTTCATACTGTAGATCAACACATGAAACTCACCTCAACAAGAACATCAAAGACATCGGTGGACCATAGGGCCTGCCAGTCACATGGCTCTACTGCCTTTTCCAGATAGTCTGATATGAAGGCTCTGACCTCTGATGTCTTACAGTCACCTGGTGGCAAAGATTAAATACCCAAATTGAATTTTTGCAAAGAAGTAAACACCTATAAATATAAATGCAGAAAAAACATTGTAATAAACCATAGCTTTGGTGACTTTTGTACATGCTGGATGAAATAACTATAATATGGATAACTTTTTCAAAAATGTTATGCATTACCAAGCATATAGTCCTGGTAGGCCTTAAATCGCTCATAGTAGAGAAGCTGGTTTGTTTGGAATGTGTCAGGGAGAGTGACATCACCGCGACAACGTCTTTCAGCTCTCTGTAACCGGGTCCCAGATTTGTCTGTGCTGTTCAAGTGGTCTGAATCGCCATCATCTTCTTCATCGTGATCTTCTTGGCCACTATCTTTCTGACTTATGCCTTCCAAAGAAAAGGACAACAGCAATTATAGTCGGGCGTTAACGTCCTAGTCAGCATTGAAATGCCCCCCCTTATGTGCCTCCTGCGCGCCACACCTAGCAATTGAATTACACCGCGGATTGTTGGGGGCGAATTTACACTGGTCTTTTTCACTTTTTACCAATGTCGAATCGGTTATTTGCGAGTACTCGAGCATTTTTCCTCATGAAAAACGCCCATATACGCTTTGAAACACTTTTAAATCTACTCATTGTTTGGCATCTTCCGTTTTAATCAGTACCTCGGCTATGTTTGGAGCGCTGCTCTCAAACTATGGTCTTCAACAACCGATGATGTAATGGTTTCGAGTGTAGCCTCGGCCAAAACAGCAATGTGGTGTCATACGTGATCATACGGAGCGCAGCAAGCTTTATGCGGCGCAGGGAAACATCAGCTGATCCAAGTCTGGAGTGCTACAGTAGCGTATAGATGCAGTCTCGTTGCGTTTTAACGACACATCGGTGAATATTCTATGTAACCAAAAATAGAATACAATACGTTAGAAAGTTGTGAATAACGACGAGCTAACGTTAATTGCATCAGACTGTGACCCTGCTGCGAAGTGATTACGGAGCGCAGAGGCACACATGGAGGTTGCTGAAGACGAGTCCTAATTAAGAGAAATAGAATCAATTGTAATATGAATGTATATTTCATTATCCAAATAATGTCTGTTATAGagctagaaaaacacacacgctgaaTTAGATCTTCTGACAGTGTGAAACTACATAAACCAAGAGCTCCAACATTATCTGATGATAAGGAACCAAGTACGCATTCACCCTAAATAATTGTTCATTTATCCAGCCGGCATTGAAAAAAGTGGACTAACCTTGATTTAAACCGAAAGATTCATTTCCGATACGAATTTCGTTGCCATCTTCAGTTTCAAGTTCGACGTGGACGTAAGAATCGAGATTCAACTCAAACTCCTCTACTGGCGTGTCGTGACTTTCATTCGCATTTGGCCTCAATGTTGTCGGCATTTTAGCGAGGAGATAGAAAACTGTTCAAATACGTCTCTACCTTTAGCgggtcttttcttaaaacataGTATGGCAAAACAGGAAATGCACTCCACCCAACGTCTTTCGAATTTCCCACACAGATGGAGTATTGACCAATCGAGAGAGGCACGACACCCTACGCCACGGAGTGGGCCGTTCCTTGCACTAGCAGACATGACCGGCTGGAATAACGTTTATATATAGGTCGTTTGAATCGATTTGTATAGTTTCAGTTATTCCCTTATTTCCCATTCCCTTAATAATGAAAACAATTACGTTTTAGGAACTAGTAAACTTTAGAGAATAGGCACAGGGGAAATGTGTACCATAGTTATGCGCCGGAAATCCATACGTTTCCAGGGTATTCGTCGCATAAACAAAACGAAACGTGGTATGTGGTGACCAGCATGGTGACCAGATAGACATCTTATATAATCGTCGGAGCATCGAacgctaccgcctactggcgctgacgagacgcggggccgccaccTTGGAGTGGTCATCTTCTCCACattgcatttaattaatcatcatacctcactgaataccaccgattttcatgcggttttttgtcatacgtgtagctatgataaaggacaCATGGTTTGGCctgttttattattcatagtTGGCTTAACACTAATAGAATATTCTGATATGCTGTAAATTACCAGACATCCGAGATCAAAACTGGAAACATAATCCCCGCGATGGGGGGAAAAAACGGTCAGCTTTAATACAACtttaatattaaaaaaacaagataataaaattaaataatacataatattatacataatacacaatacaatatataaaaggATACGTTTGTTTGACAAtataatatttacatttatgaatgCTAGCCTTATGATGATACACCTACTCTTTTGAGGTGAACCGGGAAGCTGAAGAGGGATGGAATAACACCATCAAATAGTCTGACAATCTGACCCGTCCTGTCAAAATCAGCCTGCTTAAAATGTTGACTGCAGACAACTGAATAATCTGAATAATCACGCAGTGAATCCTTCTCTCCTCAAAGCCCCTTCCCACTTCTTCCTCACATCTTTATCTTTGGGAAACCTTCAAAAGTGTCGGATGCAATCTAGGTCAGTGCTTATGGAATATGATTGATCAAGTATCAGTTCATAGCCGGGTGAACTAGCCAAGTTCAACAGTAATCCCAAAATTACCCCATTCCAGGTGTCAGGTGTGGCAGGGCCTTTTCCTGTTTATCACACATTTTATCCCACACATTTCATGAAGGTGGACTACACAAAAATGGGTTGGAAAGCTATACTGTGTAGTGTAtgcgcgcaaggcagcatgggtatacccaggctaaCAAAGTCCTGCCAAGGGCCCGGTTGAGTTCTGCTTAGACCTCAATCCCAAGGTGCAAACTCCATAATAAATAACATGATCCCGAACATGAACCCACCATCATGGTTGAAGACTAAGTCTGC is a genomic window containing:
- the shcbp1 gene encoding SHC SH2 domain-binding protein 1, which translates into the protein MPTTLRPNANESHDTPVEEFELNLDSYVHVELETEDGNEIRIGNESFGLNQGISQKDSGQEDHDEEDDGDSDHLNSTDKSGTRLQRAERRCRGDVTLPDTFQTNQLLYYERFKAYQDYMLGDCKTSEVRAFISDYLEKAVEPCDWQALWSTDVFDVLVEVHAVDCKELKACVQLALPVQCETHGCDLNEESMRVLLEATQHKVPLQELQLVFEDSGDLDQTALAIEHLRFFYQHIWRIWDDEDEDDDFDYFVRCVEPRLRLYFDVLEDRVPAGLVAEYHSLLARCSELFQEFSSLRNDLTCDSDCELDNVSMVEGVKLYDQLEILKRKLCIIENPLLRYVLGYKGNARQHCVEAKGSRASGGRVIHVVTASTSASQLQSLLNDKLLHLCSADDTEIQFHSDPVLAVDACFQGDAVLILPGHYSVTSSLLLPDSITIEGFGLPDEVVIEKKNKGDTFVETTGAAIKISNVKFIQHDAIEGILCVRQGKLEMENCVLQCETTGVIVRTSAHLIMNLCDLYGSKGAGIEIYPGSVCSITGNGIHHCKEGVLIKDFADELDVMPRIIMENNVIHNNEGYGIILVKPTNRLQDSNGSVPLETAMDNLAEKDHGSEVAHEKLHQPQENPKAHANPPPEEVHGPLSTDGLVSPAASALATPRAASMNGLGVQHHILGETPEPATTTSTKKWQLCRQLSRNKDAGTTHTDMGLLEQKMFVSIQGNQFKRNGMGDFGTFLY